The following proteins are encoded in a genomic region of Kosakonia oryzae:
- the pyrD gene encoding quinone-dependent dihydroorotate dehydrogenase — MYYPFVRKALFQLDPERAHELTFQQLRRITGTPFEALVRQRVPEKPVQCMGLTFKNPLGLAAGLDKNGECIDALGAMGFGSIEIGTVTPRPQPGNDKPRIFRLVDAEGLINRMGFNNLGVDNLVENVKKSHFDGVLGINIGKNKDTPVEQGKDDYLICMEKVYAYAGYIAINISSPNTPGLRTLQYGEALDDLLTAIKNKQNDLQNIHHKYVPVAVKIAPDLSEEELIQVADSLVRHNIDGVIATNTTLERSLVQGMKHCDETGGLSGRPLQLKSTEIIRRLSQELNGRLPIIGVGGIDSVIAAREKIAAGASIVQIYSGFIFKGPPLIKEIVTHI, encoded by the coding sequence ATGTACTACCCTTTCGTTCGTAAAGCCCTTTTTCAGCTCGATCCAGAGCGCGCCCATGAATTGACCTTCCAGCAGCTGCGCCGTATTACCGGAACGCCTTTTGAGGCACTGGTTCGTCAGCGCGTGCCGGAAAAACCTGTGCAATGTATGGGACTGACGTTTAAGAATCCGCTGGGGCTGGCGGCCGGGCTGGATAAAAACGGTGAATGCATCGATGCGCTGGGAGCAATGGGCTTTGGCTCCATTGAGATCGGTACCGTTACGCCTCGCCCGCAGCCGGGAAATGACAAGCCGAGGATCTTCCGCCTGGTAGATGCTGAAGGTCTGATCAACCGCATGGGGTTTAATAATCTCGGCGTAGATAACCTGGTTGAGAACGTCAAAAAATCGCATTTTGACGGCGTACTGGGCATCAATATCGGTAAAAATAAAGATACGCCAGTAGAGCAGGGGAAAGATGACTATCTGATTTGCATGGAAAAAGTCTATGCCTATGCCGGTTATATCGCCATTAATATTTCCTCACCGAATACCCCAGGTTTACGCACGCTGCAATATGGCGAAGCGCTGGACGATCTTTTAACGGCGATTAAAAATAAGCAGAACGATCTGCAAAACATCCACCATAAATATGTTCCGGTGGCGGTAAAGATCGCGCCCGATCTTTCTGAAGAAGAATTGATCCAGGTGGCCGACAGTTTAGTTCGCCACAATATTGATGGTGTTATTGCTACCAATACCACGCTGGAAAGATCGCTGGTACAGGGAATGAAACACTGTGATGAAACCGGTGGTTTAAGTGGACGACCGCTGCAATTAAAAAGCACGGAAATAATTCGTCGCCTGTCGCAGGAATTAAATGGTCGTTTGCCAATTATCGGCGTCGGTGGCATTGACTCAGTGATTGCTGCCCGTGAGAAGATCGCTGCGGGTGCGTCTATCGTGCAAATTTATTCCGGCTTTATTTTTAAAGGCCCGCCGCTGATTAAAGAAATCGTCACCCATATCTAA
- the ssuE gene encoding NADPH-dependent FMN reductase: MRVVTLAGSPRFPSRSSALLEYARERLNAQDVDVCHWHLQNFAPEDLIYARFDSPALQAFIEQLKEADGLIVATPVYKAAYAGALKALLDLLPERALEGKVVLPLATGGTVAHMLAVDYALKPVLSALKAQEILHGVFADDTQVLDYQHKPSLTPNLQMRLDNALETFWQALHRREIQAPDFHRPQGIAHV, translated from the coding sequence ATGCGAGTTGTCACCCTGGCGGGAAGCCCACGCTTCCCCTCCCGCTCCAGCGCGCTGCTGGAATATGCCCGCGAGCGCCTCAACGCGCAAGACGTCGACGTGTGCCACTGGCACCTGCAAAACTTCGCGCCGGAAGATCTCATTTACGCGCGTTTCGATAGCCCTGCCCTGCAAGCCTTTATTGAACAACTAAAAGAAGCAGACGGGCTGATTGTCGCCACGCCTGTTTACAAAGCGGCTTATGCCGGAGCGCTAAAAGCCCTGCTTGATCTGCTTCCAGAGCGGGCGCTGGAAGGCAAAGTCGTATTACCGTTAGCGACCGGCGGCACCGTGGCGCACATGCTGGCGGTAGATTACGCCCTGAAACCGGTGCTCAGCGCGCTGAAGGCACAAGAGATCCTGCACGGCGTGTTTGCCGACGATACCCAGGTGCTGGATTACCAGCATAAACCCAGCCTGACACCGAACCTGCAAATGCGCCTTGATAACGCGCTGGAAACCTTCTGGCAGGCGCTGCACCGTCGGGAAATTCAGGCACCGGATTTTCACCGTCCACAAGGAATTGCTCATGTTTAA
- a CDS encoding sulfonate ABC transporter substrate-binding protein: MFNRFPWLALAGLLSFSALSQAATPAPDALRIGYQKGSVSMVLAKSHELLEKRYPNTKISWVEFPAGPQMLEALNVGSIDLGSTGDIPPIFAQAAGADLVYVGVEPPKPKAEVILVAENSPIKTVANLKGHKVAFQKGSSSHNLLLRALQQAGLKFSDIQPVFLTPADARAAFQQGNVDAWAIWDPYYSAALLQGGVRVLKDGTTLKQTGSFYLAARPYAEKNGEFLQGVLDTFSEADALTISHRDESVALLAKTMGLPPAVISTYFEHRPPTKIAPVNEATAALQQQTADLFYDNHLVPKKVDIRTRIWQPTKEGAKS; encoded by the coding sequence ATGTTTAATCGTTTCCCCTGGCTGGCGCTGGCCGGGCTGCTGTCATTTTCCGCTTTATCGCAGGCCGCAACGCCCGCACCGGACGCGCTACGTATTGGTTACCAAAAAGGCAGCGTCAGTATGGTGCTGGCGAAAAGCCATGAGCTACTGGAAAAACGCTACCCGAACACCAAAATTTCCTGGGTTGAATTTCCGGCAGGTCCACAGATGCTGGAAGCGCTTAATGTCGGCAGTATTGATCTTGGCAGCACCGGCGATATTCCCCCCATCTTTGCGCAGGCAGCGGGCGCAGATCTGGTGTATGTCGGGGTAGAGCCGCCGAAACCAAAAGCCGAAGTGATTCTGGTGGCGGAAAACAGCCCAATCAAAACGGTGGCCAATCTGAAAGGGCATAAAGTGGCGTTCCAGAAGGGCTCCAGCTCCCATAACTTGCTGCTGCGCGCCCTGCAACAGGCCGGGCTGAAATTCAGCGATATTCAACCGGTGTTTCTGACGCCTGCCGATGCGCGCGCTGCCTTCCAGCAAGGAAATGTGGATGCATGGGCAATCTGGGATCCTTACTACTCTGCGGCCTTGTTGCAGGGCGGCGTGCGAGTACTGAAAGACGGCACCACACTCAAACAGACCGGTTCCTTCTATTTAGCCGCTCGCCCATATGCAGAAAAGAACGGCGAATTCCTGCAGGGCGTGCTGGATACCTTTAGCGAAGCCGATGCCTTAACTATTAGTCACCGCGACGAAAGCGTGGCGCTGCTGGCAAAAACCATGGGGCTGCCGCCTGCGGTGATTTCCACTTATTTTGAACATCGCCCGCCAACCAAAATCGCACCGGTTAATGAAGCCACTGCGGCATTGCAGCAACAAACCGCCGATCTCTTTTATGACAACCACCTGGTGCCGAAGAAGGTCGATATCCGTACCCGTATCTGGCAACCGACCAAAGAAGGAGCAAAATCATGA
- the ssuD gene encoding FMNH2-dependent alkanesulfonate monooxygenase, with translation MSLNLFWFLPTHGDGHYLGTDEGSRPVDHNYLQQIAQAADRLGFSGVLIPTGRSCEDAWLVAASLIPVTQRLKFLVALRPSVVSPTVAARQAATLDRLSNGRALFNLVTGSDPQELAGDGVFLDHNERYEVSSEFTHVWRRLLEGDTVDYEGKHIHVRGAKLFFPPVQQPRPPLYFGGSSDVAQDLAAEQVDLYLTWGEPPERVKEKIAQVRAKAAAHGRKVRFGIHLHVIVRETTAEAWQAADRLISHLDDETIAKAQSAFARQDSVGQQRMVALHGGKRDQLEISPNLWAGVGLVRGGAGTALVGDGPTVAARINEYAALGIDSFILSGYPHLEEAYRVGELLFPHLDVAIPEIPQPQPLKLQGETVANEFIPRKVAQS, from the coding sequence ATGAGCCTGAATCTGTTCTGGTTTTTACCGACGCACGGCGACGGCCACTATCTTGGCACCGACGAGGGCTCACGCCCGGTGGATCATAACTATTTGCAGCAAATCGCGCAGGCTGCTGACCGGCTGGGTTTTAGCGGTGTGTTAATTCCTACTGGCCGTTCGTGCGAAGATGCGTGGCTGGTGGCCGCCTCGCTGATTCCGGTCACTCAGCGCTTAAAATTTCTGGTCGCGCTGCGCCCAAGCGTGGTCTCGCCGACCGTCGCGGCGCGTCAGGCGGCAACGCTGGACAGGCTCTCCAACGGCCGCGCGCTGTTTAACCTGGTCACCGGCAGCGATCCGCAGGAACTGGCCGGTGATGGCGTCTTTCTCGATCACAACGAACGCTATGAAGTGTCGTCCGAATTCACCCATGTCTGGCGCCGCCTGTTGGAGGGCGACACGGTGGATTACGAAGGTAAGCATATTCATGTTCGCGGGGCGAAGCTCTTTTTCCCGCCGGTGCAGCAGCCGCGTCCACCGCTCTACTTTGGCGGCTCCTCGGATGTGGCGCAGGATCTGGCAGCGGAACAGGTCGATCTCTATCTGACCTGGGGTGAACCACCGGAGAGGGTGAAAGAGAAGATTGCCCAGGTACGCGCCAAAGCCGCAGCCCATGGCCGTAAGGTGCGGTTTGGTATTCACCTGCATGTGATTGTTCGTGAAACCACTGCCGAAGCCTGGCAGGCGGCGGATCGTCTGATTTCCCACCTTGATGATGAAACCATCGCCAAAGCGCAGTCCGCTTTTGCACGTCAGGATTCCGTCGGCCAGCAGCGCATGGTGGCGCTACACGGCGGTAAGCGCGATCAACTGGAGATCAGCCCGAACCTGTGGGCCGGCGTCGGCCTGGTTCGCGGCGGCGCGGGAACTGCGCTGGTCGGCGATGGCCCGACAGTCGCCGCGCGGATTAATGAATACGCCGCGCTGGGGATCGACAGTTTTATCCTTTCCGGCTATCCGCATCTGGAAGAGGCATACCGGGTGGGCGAACTGCTGTTCCCGCATCTCGATGTCGCCATTCCAGAGATCCCGCAGCCACAGCCATTGAAATTGCAGGGCGAAACGGTGGCAAACGAGTTTATTCCTCGCAAAGTGGCGCAAAGCTGA
- the ssuC gene encoding aliphatic sulfonate ABC transporter permease SsuC encodes MAQQNRWLLRLAPWLLPAGIVVVWQIASSTGWLSTRILPSPEGVVKAFWTLSASGELWQHLAISSWRAVIGFSIGGSIGLTLGLISGLSRWGERLLDTSIQMLRNVPHLALIPLVILWFGIDESAKIFLVALGTLFPIYINTWHGIRNIDQGLLEMARSYGLSGLSLFIHVILPGALPSIMVGVRFALGLMWLTLIVAETISANAGIGYLAMNAREFLQTDVVVVAIILYALLGKLADVSTQLLERLWLRWHPAYHTKEVTA; translated from the coding sequence ATGGCTCAACAAAACAGATGGTTACTGCGCCTCGCTCCGTGGCTGCTGCCCGCCGGGATTGTGGTGGTCTGGCAAATCGCCTCATCTACCGGCTGGTTATCCACGCGCATCCTGCCTTCACCGGAAGGCGTCGTAAAAGCGTTCTGGACGCTGAGCGCCAGCGGCGAGTTGTGGCAGCATCTGGCCATCAGTTCGTGGCGGGCAGTGATTGGCTTCTCCATCGGCGGCTCGATTGGGTTGACGCTCGGGCTTATCAGCGGTCTGTCGCGCTGGGGAGAGCGCCTGCTGGATACGTCCATTCAGATGCTGCGAAATGTGCCGCATCTGGCGCTGATCCCGCTGGTGATTTTATGGTTCGGTATCGACGAGAGCGCCAAAATATTCCTCGTGGCGCTCGGTACGCTATTCCCCATCTATATCAACACCTGGCATGGCATCCGCAATATTGATCAGGGTCTGCTGGAGATGGCACGCAGCTACGGCCTTTCGGGCTTAAGCCTTTTCATCCATGTGATCCTACCCGGCGCGCTACCGTCGATAATGGTGGGTGTGCGTTTTGCACTCGGTTTGATGTGGCTGACATTAATTGTGGCGGAAACCATTTCAGCCAACGCCGGGATCGGTTACCTGGCGATGAACGCCCGCGAATTCCTGCAAACCGATGTCGTGGTGGTCGCCATTATTCTTTATGCCCTGCTTGGCAAACTGGCAGATGTCAGCACCCAACTGCTGGAGCGCCTGTGGCTACGCTGGCATCCCGCTTACCACACCAAAGAGGTCACCGCATGA
- the ssuB gene encoding aliphatic sulfonates ABC transporter ATP-binding protein: protein MNTARLNQGIPLLLNGVSKRYGNNLVLNALDLHIAAGQFIAVVGRSGGGKSTLLRLLAGLESPNGGALLAGNTPLAEIQHDTRMMFQDARLLPWKSVIDNVGLGLKGRWREAAQQALQSVGLEHRASEWPAALSGGQKQRVALARALVHQPGLLLLDEPLGALDALTRLEMQALITELWQRYGFTVVLVTHDVSEAVAMADRVLLIEEGKIGLDLAIDVPRPRRLGSVRLAELEEEVLNRVMKRGESEATALPRTRHA from the coding sequence ATGAATACTGCCCGACTGAATCAGGGGATCCCGTTGTTACTCAACGGTGTCAGCAAACGTTACGGCAACAACCTGGTGCTGAATGCACTGGATTTGCATATCGCCGCCGGGCAGTTTATTGCCGTGGTGGGCCGCAGCGGCGGCGGGAAAAGCACACTGTTGCGCCTGCTGGCCGGGCTGGAGTCGCCTAATGGCGGAGCATTGCTGGCTGGCAATACACCGCTTGCAGAAATTCAGCATGACACGCGCATGATGTTTCAGGATGCGCGCCTGCTGCCATGGAAATCGGTGATTGATAATGTCGGGCTGGGGTTGAAAGGCCGCTGGCGCGAAGCTGCACAACAGGCGTTGCAGTCGGTGGGGCTGGAACATCGGGCCAGTGAGTGGCCTGCCGCCCTTTCCGGCGGGCAAAAACAGCGCGTCGCGCTGGCTCGCGCGCTGGTGCATCAACCGGGATTGTTATTGCTGGATGAGCCATTAGGCGCGCTGGATGCCTTAACCCGGCTGGAGATGCAGGCGCTGATCACCGAACTCTGGCAACGCTATGGTTTTACCGTGGTGCTGGTGACGCATGATGTCAGTGAAGCGGTGGCGATGGCGGATCGCGTGTTATTAATAGAGGAAGGGAAAATCGGCCTCGATTTGGCCATCGATGTGCCGCGCCCGCGCCGGCTGGGATCGGTAAGACTGGCGGAACTGGAAGAAGAGGTACTGAACCGGGTGATGAAACGCGGCGAGTCGGAAGCGACTGCATTGCCCCGGACTCGCCACGCTTAA
- the pepN gene encoding aminopeptidase N, whose product MTQQPQAKYRHDYRAPDYLISDIDLTFDLDAAKTVVTALSTVSRHSASATPLRLDGGELKLISVHVNDEPWTNYKEEGSQLVLDGLPERFTLRIVNEISPAANTALEGLYQSGEALCTQCEAEGFRHITWYLDRPDVLARFTTKLIADKSRYPFLLSNGNRVAQGELENGRHWVQWQDPFPKPCYLFALVAGDFDVLRDTFTTRSGREVALELYVDRGNLDRAPWAMTSLKNSMKWDEQRFGLEYDLDIYMIVAVDFFNMGAMENKGLNIFNSKYVLARTDTATDKDYLDIERVIGHEYFHNWTGNRVTCRDWFQLSLKEGLTVFRDQEFSSDLGSRAVNRINNVRTMRGLQFAEDASPMAHPIRPDKVIEMNNFYTLTVYEKGAEVIRMMHTLLGEANFQKGMQLYFERHDGSAATCDDFVQAMEDASNVDLSHFRRWYSQAGTPIVTVSDDYNPNTEQYTLTISQRTPPTAEQQEKQPLHIPFDIELYDNEGKVIPLQKDGHPVHHVLNVTQAEQTFIFDNVYFQPVPSLLREFSAPVKLEYKWSDQQLTFLMRHASNDFSRWDAAQSLLATHIKLNVARHQQGQALSLPLHVADAFRAILLDEQIDPALAAEILTLPSANEIAELFDIIDPLAIAAVREALTRTLATELADEFLAIYHAHKLDRYQVEHADIGKRSLRNTALRYLAFGDAQLADKLVSQQYHDADNMTDALAALSAAVAAQLPCRDALMQEYDDKWHQDGLVMDKWFILQATSPADNVLETVRSLLKHRSFSLSNPNRIRSLIGAFAGSNPAAFHAQDGSGYQFLVEMLTELNSRNPQVASRLIEPLIRLKRYDSKRQALMRAALEQLKALPNLSGDLFEKVSKALA is encoded by the coding sequence ATGACACAACAGCCACAAGCCAAATACCGCCACGATTACCGTGCGCCGGATTACCTGATTAGCGATATTGACTTGACCTTTGATCTTGATGCCGCAAAAACCGTCGTTACCGCATTAAGTACCGTGTCACGCCATAGCGCCTCTGCGACGCCGCTGCGCCTTGATGGCGGCGAGCTGAAACTGATTTCAGTGCATGTCAATGATGAACCCTGGACCAACTATAAAGAAGAAGGCTCCCAGTTGGTTCTCGATGGCCTGCCGGAACGCTTTACTCTGCGTATTGTGAATGAGATCAGCCCTGCGGCGAATACCGCGCTGGAAGGGCTTTACCAGTCCGGCGAAGCGCTGTGCACGCAGTGTGAAGCCGAAGGTTTCCGCCATATTACCTGGTATCTCGATCGCCCGGACGTGCTGGCCCGCTTTACCACCAAACTGATCGCCGATAAATCCCGCTACCCGTTCCTGCTGTCGAACGGCAACCGCGTGGCGCAGGGCGAGCTGGAGAATGGCCGTCACTGGGTACAGTGGCAGGATCCGTTCCCGAAACCGTGCTATCTGTTTGCGCTGGTGGCCGGTGATTTTGACGTCCTGCGCGATACCTTTACTACCCGCTCCGGGCGTGAAGTTGCGCTGGAGCTGTATGTCGATCGCGGTAACCTCGATCGCGCGCCGTGGGCGATGACTTCGCTGAAAAACTCGATGAAGTGGGATGAGCAGCGTTTCGGTCTGGAATACGATCTCGACATCTATATGATCGTCGCTGTCGACTTCTTTAATATGGGGGCGATGGAGAACAAGGGGCTGAATATCTTCAACTCTAAATACGTTCTCGCCCGCACAGATACCGCTACGGATAAAGACTATCTCGATATTGAGCGCGTTATCGGCCACGAATATTTTCACAACTGGACCGGCAACCGTGTGACCTGTCGCGACTGGTTCCAGCTCAGCCTGAAAGAGGGGCTGACGGTTTTCCGCGACCAGGAGTTCAGCTCCGATCTGGGTTCCCGCGCGGTTAACCGCATTAACAACGTTCGCACCATGCGCGGCCTGCAATTCGCCGAAGACGCCAGCCCGATGGCACACCCGATCCGTCCGGACAAAGTTATTGAAATGAATAACTTCTATACCCTGACGGTGTACGAAAAGGGCGCTGAAGTGATCCGCATGATGCACACGCTGCTTGGCGAAGCGAATTTCCAGAAAGGGATGCAGCTCTACTTTGAACGTCATGATGGCAGCGCAGCAACTTGTGACGACTTCGTGCAGGCGATGGAAGATGCGTCGAATGTCGATCTGTCGCATTTCCGCCGCTGGTACAGCCAGGCCGGTACGCCGATTGTAACGGTGTCTGACGATTACAACCCGAATACCGAGCAGTACACGCTGACCATCAGCCAGCGCACGCCGCCAACCGCCGAGCAGCAGGAGAAACAACCGCTGCACATTCCGTTCGATATCGAGCTGTACGATAACGAAGGCAAAGTCATCCCGCTGCAGAAAGATGGTCATCCGGTTCATCATGTGCTGAATGTCACTCAGGCCGAGCAAACCTTTATTTTCGACAATGTCTACTTCCAGCCGGTGCCATCGCTGCTGCGTGAGTTTTCTGCGCCGGTGAAACTGGAATATAAATGGAGCGATCAGCAGCTAACCTTCCTGATGCGCCATGCCAGCAACGATTTCTCGCGTTGGGACGCGGCGCAAAGCCTGCTGGCTACGCACATCAAACTGAATGTTGCGCGCCATCAGCAGGGCCAGGCGCTGTCGCTGCCGCTGCATGTTGCCGACGCGTTCCGCGCCATTTTGCTTGATGAGCAGATCGATCCGGCGCTGGCCGCTGAGATCCTCACGCTGCCATCAGCGAATGAAATTGCCGAACTGTTTGACATCATCGATCCGCTGGCGATTGCCGCCGTTCGCGAAGCGTTAACCCGCACGCTGGCGACAGAGCTGGCTGATGAGTTCCTGGCGATTTATCACGCTCACAAACTCGACCGCTACCAGGTTGAACATGCCGATATCGGCAAGCGCTCCCTGCGTAACACCGCGCTGCGCTACCTGGCGTTCGGCGATGCGCAGCTGGCCGATAAACTGGTCAGCCAGCAGTACCACGATGCGGACAATATGACGGATGCGCTGGCCGCGCTCTCCGCTGCGGTTGCCGCGCAGCTTCCGTGCCGCGATGCGCTGATGCAGGAGTATGATGACAAGTGGCATCAGGACGGTCTGGTGATGGATAAATGGTTCATCCTGCAGGCGACAAGCCCGGCGGATAACGTGCTGGAAACGGTACGCAGCCTGCTGAAACACCGCTCGTTCTCCCTGAGCAACCCGAACCGCATTCGCTCGCTGATCGGCGCCTTTGCTGGCAGCAACCCGGCGGCGTTCCATGCGCAGGATGGTAGTGGCTATCAGTTCCTGGTGGAAATGTTAACCGAGCTGAACAGCCGCAACCCGCAGGTGGCCTCGCGTTTGATTGAGCCGCTGATCCGCCTGAAACGTTACGACAGCAAACGTCAGGCGCTGATGCGTGCGGCGCTGGAACAATTGAAAGCGCTGCCGAATCTCTCCGGCGATCTGTTTGAGAAAGTCAGCAAAGCGCTGGCGTGA
- the pncB gene encoding nicotinate phosphoribosyltransferase, whose product MTQLAFPGLQTLLDTDAYKLHMQQAVFHHYYDVHVTAEFRCRGDDLLGIYADAIREQVDAMRHLRLQDDEYRWLSGLPFFKIDYLNWLRKFRYDPQQVTITNDNGKLHIRLSGPWREVIMWEVPLLAVISEVVHRCRSPQAGVQQALLHLEEKLADFAVRSEQLDMSGFRLMDFGTRRRFSRDVQQAIVERLQQEPWFIGTSNYDLARRLSLTPMGTQAHEWFQAHQQISPDLATSQRAALAAWLDEYPNQLGIALTDCITMDAFLRDFGAEFATRYQGLRHDSGDPVEWGEKAIAHYEKLGIDPLSKTLIFSDNLDLTKALDLYRHFASRIKLGFGIGTRLTCDIPGVKPLNIVIKLVECNGKPVAKLSDSPGKTICHDKAFVRALREAFDLPQVRKAS is encoded by the coding sequence ATGACTCAACTCGCTTTCCCTGGTCTGCAAACGCTGCTGGATACCGACGCCTATAAGCTGCATATGCAGCAAGCGGTGTTCCATCATTATTATGACGTGCACGTCACGGCTGAATTCCGCTGCCGCGGCGACGATCTGCTGGGTATCTACGCCGATGCTATCCGCGAACAAGTTGATGCGATGCGGCATCTGCGCTTGCAGGATGACGAGTATCGGTGGCTCTCCGGCCTCCCCTTCTTCAAAATCGATTACCTCAACTGGCTGCGGAAGTTTCGTTACGACCCGCAACAGGTAACGATCACCAATGATAACGGCAAGCTGCATATCCGCCTTTCCGGGCCGTGGCGTGAAGTCATTATGTGGGAAGTTCCGCTGCTGGCAGTGATCAGTGAAGTGGTTCACCGCTGCCGCTCGCCGCAGGCTGGCGTGCAGCAGGCTCTGCTGCATCTGGAAGAAAAACTGGCGGATTTTGCTGTTCGCTCAGAACAGTTGGACATGTCCGGTTTCCGGCTGATGGATTTCGGCACCCGCCGTCGCTTCTCCCGCGATGTGCAGCAAGCGATTGTGGAACGTCTGCAACAGGAACCGTGGTTTATCGGTACCAGCAATTACGATCTGGCGCGTCGCCTGTCGCTGACGCCAATGGGCACGCAGGCGCATGAATGGTTCCAGGCGCACCAGCAAATCAGCCCGGATCTGGCCACCAGCCAGCGTGCGGCATTAGCTGCATGGCTGGATGAGTATCCCAATCAGTTAGGGATTGCGCTGACCGACTGCATTACGATGGATGCGTTTTTACGCGACTTCGGTGCGGAATTCGCCACGCGTTACCAGGGCCTGCGCCACGATTCAGGCGATCCGGTCGAATGGGGCGAAAAAGCCATTGCCCATTATGAAAAACTCGGTATCGATCCGCTGTCGAAGACGCTGATTTTCTCCGATAACCTCGATCTGACAAAAGCGCTCGATCTTTATCGTCACTTTGCCTCCCGCATTAAACTCGGTTTTGGCATCGGGACACGCCTCACCTGCGATATTCCGGGCGTGAAGCCGCTGAATATTGTTATCAAGCTGGTGGAGTGTAACGGAAAGCCAGTGGCGAAATTATCTGACAGCCCCGGCAAAACCATCTGCCACGATAAAGCCTTCGTCCGCGCGCTGCGCGAAGCCTTTGACCTGCCGCAGGTCAGAAAGGCCAGCTAA
- the asnS gene encoding asparagine--tRNA ligase: MSVVPVADVFHGRVAVDSEVTVRGWVRTRRDSKAGISFLAVYDGSCFNPVQAVINNSLPNYNQDVLRLTTGCSVIVTGKVVASPGEGQSLEIQATSVEVTGWVEDPDTYPMAAKRHSIEYLREVAHLRPRTNLIGAVARVRHTLAQALHRFFDEQGFFWVSSPLITASDTEGAGEMFRVSTLDMENLPRTAEGKVDFDKDFFGKEAFLTVSGQLNAETYACALSKVYTFGPTFRAENSNTSRHLAEFWMLEPEMAFADLDDNARLAEAMLKYAFKAVLEERLDDLKFFEERVDKDAIGRLERFIAADFAQVDYTDAVAILEKCGEKFENPVYWGVDLASEHERYLAEKHFKAPVVVKNYPKDIKAFYMRLNDDGKTVAAMDVLAPGIGEIIGGSQREERLDVLDARMAEMGLNKEDYWWYRDLRRYGTVPHSGFGLGFERLIAYVTGVQNVRDVIPFPRTPRSATF; encoded by the coding sequence ATGAGCGTTGTGCCTGTAGCCGACGTATTCCATGGCCGCGTTGCCGTTGACAGTGAAGTCACCGTGCGCGGATGGGTACGCACCCGCCGAGATTCTAAAGCTGGTATCTCCTTCCTCGCCGTTTATGACGGCTCCTGCTTTAATCCTGTACAGGCCGTTATTAATAATTCTCTGCCCAATTACAATCAGGACGTTTTGCGTCTGACCACCGGTTGCTCAGTGATCGTCACCGGTAAAGTGGTTGCGTCTCCGGGTGAAGGTCAGAGTCTGGAAATTCAGGCCACCTCCGTTGAAGTGACCGGCTGGGTTGAAGATCCGGATACCTATCCGATGGCGGCAAAGCGCCACAGCATTGAGTATCTGCGTGAAGTTGCGCACCTGCGTCCGCGCACCAACCTGATTGGCGCGGTAGCCCGTGTTCGCCATACGCTGGCGCAGGCACTGCATCGTTTCTTCGACGAGCAGGGTTTCTTCTGGGTCTCCTCACCGCTGATTACCGCATCGGATACCGAAGGCGCCGGCGAAATGTTCCGCGTCTCCACGCTGGACATGGAAAACCTGCCGCGTACTGCAGAAGGCAAAGTCGATTTTGATAAGGACTTTTTCGGCAAAGAAGCTTTTCTGACCGTTTCTGGCCAGTTGAACGCCGAAACTTATGCCTGCGCACTGTCAAAAGTGTATACCTTCGGCCCAACCTTCCGCGCTGAAAACTCCAACACCAGCCGCCATCTGGCAGAGTTCTGGATGCTGGAACCGGAAATGGCATTCGCCGACCTCGACGATAACGCCCGTCTGGCAGAAGCCATGCTGAAATATGCCTTCAAAGCGGTGCTGGAAGAGCGTCTCGACGATCTGAAGTTCTTTGAGGAACGTGTCGATAAAGACGCAATTGGCCGTCTTGAGCGTTTCATCGCAGCGGATTTCGCGCAGGTGGACTACACCGACGCCGTCGCTATTCTTGAAAAATGCGGCGAGAAATTCGAGAACCCGGTTTACTGGGGCGTTGACCTGGCCTCCGAGCATGAACGCTATCTGGCAGAGAAACACTTTAAAGCGCCGGTGGTGGTGAAAAACTACCCGAAAGATATTAAAGCATTCTATATGCGCCTGAACGATGACGGTAAAACCGTTGCCGCGATGGACGTGCTGGCTCCGGGCATCGGTGAAATCATCGGTGGTTCGCAGCGTGAGGAGCGTCTTGATGTACTGGATGCGCGTATGGCCGAAATGGGTCTGAATAAAGAGGACTACTGGTGGTATCGCGATCTGCGCCGTTACGGCACGGTTCCACACTCTGGTTTCGGTCTCGGCTTCGAGCGTCTGATCGCCTATGTCACTGGCGTACAGAACGTTCGTGACGTGATTCCGTTCCCGCGCACGCCACGCAGCGCGACATTCTGA